In Gemmatimonadota bacterium, the genomic stretch AAGTTGGGCGTGAAGCCCGGTTACGGGCAATGGCGTTTCCGTACGCGCGCCGAGGTCAAGAATGAGTTCCACATCTTTTAAGTGCTGATCCAATGCAGCCTGAGTGGTAAAATCTCCGGTGATCATTTTTTCGCCTTTAATATCCATCACGCGAGAATACGCGCCACCCATCTTAAAAACATCGAGCAAAACATCGATATCTACCCCCGTTTTTTGTGACAGAACAAGCCCCCCGACCAATCCGCAAAGAAAGGTCCTGAGCGAGAAGGCTTCAAAAATATCTGTACACAATTCAAAGACGGGTAAAGTACCGCCGACCATCACGAGAACATCTGATTCGCGCACCTGCTTGCTGGATCCGAGAATAGTCGCATCGAGAAAGCGAATACTCCTGCTTTCAAGGCGTTTGGCAAGCGCAGTTGACATCTGCGGATCGGCTGTAGTAGTATCCACAATAATTGCGCCGGGAGATGCCGCAGACAAAACGCCCCTCGCACCTGTAACCACATCGTTGACAACATAAGAGTCGGGAAGTGAAAGAACGATTCGACGCGCTTTATCGGCGACATCGGCTGGCGATTTGCAGGGCGTAAAACCGTCACCTTCATGTGCTTTTATTTTTTCGGAATCAATATCATACCCCGCAATTTCTAAACCTTTGTCGCGAAAGCGTTCAACAAGTGCGGACCCGACGAGTCCAAGTCCGATAAGACCGAGCATGAGACCTCCTGTAAAAAAATAATAAACCGTATCGCGCACGGCTTAAAAATATGTCAAATCTTAAAACAAACAGCACCAGTACTTCAAAAATACTGTACAATCAGATTCTTGCCAAACAAGAAAATAGTGTTGAATCCATGCGGGCATTGTTTATCTTAAGATCATACAAGATGCGTGAAACCAATCAAAACAGGAGCTATAGATGAGTTTAGAACCCATTCAAACACAGGATATAAAACGCCCATCCAGGTCATTAATTGATGCGTTATCACATATTGGCAGTGCCACAGCCAGTGGAGAATTATTTAAGCTGGGCATCCGCGATGCCCAAATTTTGGGGCCCCTTCCCCGAACGCCGGGCAAATCAATTTGTGGCCCGGCACTGACGCTACAATTTATGCCCAAACGAGAAGATTTGCATTCATCGGGAGAATATCAAGGGCCGGAAAGACAATTGCATCGCCATGTGCTATATCACACACAACCGGGCGATGTGGTTGTAGTCGATGCTCGGGGCGACATGAGCAGTGGCGTTTTTGGCGAGATGATGCTGACCTATTTTTCCGGCCAGGGCGGTCAAGGTGCAATTGTCGATGGTTGTATTCGCGATTTTCCCCACGCCAGGGAATTAAACCTCGGCTTATGGCTTAAAGGAACAACGCCCAATTTTCACGCGCAAACCAATATTTTCCCCCACGCCGTGAATGTCCCGATAGCGTGTGGTGACACACTTGTAATGCCCGGCGATATTATTATTGCCGACGACGACGGCGCCGTGGTAGTACCGATTAAACTCGCGCCTGAATTGGCAGAAAAAGCGACCGAACACGCCGAATGGGAAGTCTTTAGCCGAATGAAACTCGCCGAAGGCGGCGACCTGCGGAAATATTATCCACTGACAGATGAAGCGCGTGCAGAATATGAAGCGTGGCAAAAGGAACAAGGAGAGGCGTAAGACGTAAGGGGTCAGACAGTGTGGCGCTTTACGCCTGCGCGTGTCTGGCCGCGCCTAAAATCCCCGCGTCATCGCCCAGTTCTGCAGGGACAATCTGCACGTGTTCTTTTACACCAACAGTACCGCGATCCCAAAAAGTTCGCATCGCCGGATCAAAAATCCAATCACCCGCCTGCGCCAGTCCGCCTGTTAGCGCAACGCGATCTACATTCAATACATTCACCAGACTCACCAGCCCCACACCGAGGAAAAACCCCGTCTCCTCAAACATCTGCATTGCAAAATCATCACCTGTCTCTGCCGCTTCAAAAATAACCTGTGTGGTCAAACCCTCGGCTTTCAAAGATGTCTCCGGCTTTTCCCCTTCAAGTCTTTCCAACGTACGGCGCACCATAGCCGTGGCAGATGCATACATCTCCAAACATCCAAAATTGCCACACGGACAGAGCGGTCCATTGTGATCCACTGTAATATGCCCCACCTCGGCCGCATTGCCATTAAACCCGTGCATAACCCTCCCCTCGCTGATCCATCCACCGCCAACTCCTGTACCCAGGGTCACGCACAAAAAGTGATCAACACCTCGACCAGCCCCCAGCCATTGCTCGCCATAAGCCGCCAAATTTGCATCATTATCCACCATCACGCCAAGCCCGAGCAATGCCTCCAGGCGATCTTTTAATCGCACACCGTGCATACACTGTAAATTTTCGGGCGATATGATCACACCTTCAAACGGATCTAATGGACCTGGCGCACCAACCCCTACCCCCTGTACTTCTGCCAATGAAATCCCACCATCTCGCGCAGCCGCACGCGCACATTCGGCAATGCCATATATCACACCCTCAGCACCCAGATGCAATCGCGTCGGTCCCCGCGCCCTACCTACAATCTCCCCAGACGCCGTCACAAGCCCCGCGCGCGTATTGGTGCCTCCTAAATCTATACCAATCGTCAAACTCATTTTTCCGCTCGCGCCTGCGCCACAGCATCTACAAAAGATTTTGCCGTTGCCGTCAAAGATGCCCAGTCTTTATTATCCACAGCCACCTTATCGACCATCGCACTACCAGCCCCCACAGCCACCGCGCCATTTTTGATAAACTCGGGCGTTGTATTGGCATCTACTCCACCCGTGGGCATGAGCTTCACCTGCGGCAAAGGACCCAGAATATCCTTAAAATAAGACGGTCCTCCCACGCCAGCGGGAAACACCTTGACCACATCGGCTCCCGCTTGCCATGCCGTCAAAATTTCTGTAGGCGTAAATCCGGCGGGCATCACGGCCTTGCCATATCGTTTGCTCATCTCAATCACCGCCGTATTCAAAATGGGACTCACCACATATTCTGCGCCGGATAGAATTGCTGCCCGCGCCGTCTCTGGATCGAGCACAGACCCCACCCCAATAATCGTATCTTCCATCTTTGCCGACGCTTCTTCAATCACCTTCAGCGCCCCCGGCACCGTCATCGTCACCTCAATCGCCACCACACCGCCCTCGCGCAGCGCTTTTGACACATCCATCAACTGCGACGGATTATCTGCCCGCAACACGGCAACCACACCACAATCAATAATGCGATCTACAGTACTGGACATTTTTCCTCCTCACAAAATTAAACCTCTCTCCAAAATAGAGAGAGGCGTTATGTTATTGGCGCATTCATCTCAGACTCTATCGTCTAATCCGCGCACTCTCACCCTTCATCGCACTCTCGGCTTCCGATCGCGTAGCCCAATTCACATCCCCCGGGAACGTATGTGCCAGCGCCGAATAAGCCCCTGCGAAATCCACGATATCCTGAGCGGGATTGCCCTCGAGCACCCCGGCAATAATACCCGCTGAAAAATTATCGCCACCACCCACGCGATCTACCATCTCCAAATCTTCGTAAATACGCGAAAAATAAAACTCACTGCCATCGTAAAGCAGCGTGCGCCAGTCATTTAGCAACCCCGTCTTCGCAACGCGCAGGGTTGTACCCACAAGCGTCACATTGGGGTATTGCGATACGGCCTTGCGCGCGACATCTTTATAGCTCTCCGGATCAAGCGCATCGTAATCGCCCGACGTGCCTTCGGCTTTAAGCCCCATCGTCTTTTCAAAATCCTCTTCATTGCCGATAAGCACCTGCACGTGTGGAATACACTTTGCAATCGTCTCCTGCGCTTGTTCTGCGCTCCACAATTTGGACCTGAAATTGAGATCAAAACTCGTGGTCACGCCTGCATCGCGGGCTGCTACCAGCGATTCTACTGTAGCCTCTGCCGCACCTTCGGACAACGCGGGCGTAATCCCACTGACGTGAAACCACTTGCTCCCTTCAAAAATAGATGCCCAATCCACCATTCCGGGTTTGATATTCATAATCGCAGTATGGCCTCTGTCATACGTCACGGCACTCGCACGCGGCCCCACACCCACTTCCATATGGTAAAATCCATTGCGCTCAAGCCCCACGCCATCAAAATCCGTCCACAAAATATTAGACATATCCACCCCGTGCTCGCGGCCCTTGTTGCGAATAATCCAACCCGTCCAATTATCGACCAACCGGGACACCCACGCCGCCTTCAATCCCAAATGTGCGCAACCGACCGCGACATTGTATTCTCCCCCACCGATCTCGACATCGAGCTTGCTCGCATTCTCCAATCGGCGGTATTCTGGCGAAGACAACCGAATCATCGCCTCGCCAAAAGTCACGACATCGTACATATAGTCCTCCCAAAAAAAGCAAGTGAGAAGGTAGAAGGAAGAAGTGAGAAATCCCATCCCAACTGCCCAAAGGCTGGTGCATCTTCCTACTTCACGCTTCCTACTTCACACTTCTATTCATCCGAGCCACCCAGCAAGCCCGACATCCACAACAGGCGCAATAACTCCAAAATTGCCACCAGTGCTGAGGCAACATAAGTCAGCGCAGCAGCATTCAAAACCTTCCTCGAAGCGGGGATCTCCTCAGGCGTCAAATATCCGCCATCTGCCAGAATCTGAATAGCCCGACTACTCGCATTAAATTCAACCGGCAGGGTGACAATACTGAAAACCACAGCCGCAGAAAAGAACACAATGCCCAAAAAAATGAGCTCAAACCAGCTAAAAAGAAACCCGGCAATAAGAAAAACCCACGCCATCTTTGACCCAATATTTGCAACTGGAACCAGACTCGTCCGCAGAGACAGTGGAACATACCCCTGCGCGTGTTGAAACGCATGCCCAGCTTCGTGAGCCGCCACGCCAATCGCGGCTAAGGAGCGGTTTCCGTACACACTTTCCGACAGACGCAACATGCGATCTCTCGGATCGTAGTGATCTGTCAAATGCCCATGCACAGGCTCCACGCCCACGGGCAAACCGCCTCGACGCAAAATATCTCGTGCGACCTGATCTGCAGTCGCGCCGCTTCGCGCAACAAATTCATCGTATTTGCGAAACGTGCGCTTCACCTTGAATTGCGCCCACAGCGTAATAGCTATTCCCACAAACATCACCATCAAACCTTCTAGCATGACATCTCCTCCTGAAACAGTTGTCAGTTATCAGTTATCGGTTGTCAGCCTTCGCGTCTCTACCTAATCTCTCCCCAACCTCAATGCGATATCCCCGCACAAAATCAGCACCGGACATGCGCTTTTTACCTGCCGGTTGCACCTCGTCCAGCGCGAGAACTCCCTCGCCTGTTCCCACAACAAGTCCGCATTTCCCATCTGCACCAATCACGATGCCCGCTTCTCCCTGTCCCGTATCAACCGTAGCCCGATGAACCTTCAACAATTTATTGCGCCAGAGTGTAAACGCCCCCGGAAAAGGATTGGTTCCCCGAATGAGATTGCGAATATCTCCAGCGCCTTTTGTCCAATCAATCTCACCATCTTCTTTCTCTAATTTTGGCGCGCGACTCACCCCTTCATCCTTCTGCGGCACGGAAATAACAGAACCATCTGCCATCCCATCAATAGCTCGAATGAGCAACTCAGCGCCCATCACCTTCAATCGCTCATACAGTTCGCCCGCCGTCTCATCGTCCCCAATCGCCACCCTTTGTTGAATTAAAATATCGCCAGCATCCACGCGCGGCGACAGTTGAAAAATGGTCACACCCGTCTCGGTCTCACCATTGATAATAGCCCATTGAATGGGCGCTGCCCCGCGATATTTGGGCAATAGAGAGGGATGGACATTCACAGAACCCAATTTGGGAATCGCCAGCACAGAACGCGGCAAAATTAAAAAAGCCACCACCGCAAATAAATCCGGTTCCAGAGCCTGCAACTGCGCGTGAAAATTCTCATCTCCAAGCGCCTCCGGCTGCAAAACAGGCACATCCAATCCCAGCGATATAACCGCAGCCTTCACATCGGTTGGCTGCATCTGCTGGCCCCGACCGCGTGGTCTATCTGGCCGCGTCACCACGCCCACCAGATCATGATCGCTTTGAGCCACGTCCACAAGCGACGGCACTGCAAAATCGGGCGTACCCATAAACACCACCCTCATCGCCAATCTTCACCTTTCTACTTTTTCTTGGAATTGCGCTCATCCACCCTCGAAATAGACCCCCGCGACACCTCAATCTGCACCTCTTTGGCCACCTGCACAATCAAAACGCCCTCTTGCTCCTTAATCCCCGTAATAGTCCCATGCATCCCACCCGAAGTCACAACGCGATCGCCTTTTTTTAAGTCATCAACCATCCTCTGATGGTCTCTTTGTTTTTTCTGTTGCGGGCGAATAATCAGAAGATACAGAATCACAAACATCAGAATAAATGGAAACATCGTCACCAGCATACTGGGAGCCTCGGCACCTTCTGCGGGTTGTCCACCGCCAAAGGCAAAGGCCTTCTCCGTAAACAACAAAACACCAAACACTCCAACAAGAAACCCATTCCCCCACTTTTTGAATATTGCCACCACACGATCACGCTTGAATTTTTCCATCTTCATTTCCTTTGTAAAAATTTAAGAAGGTCCTCTGCCATTGTGCAAATTCACCCTCGATAATTGCCTTTCGCATCTGCCGCATCAAATTTAAATAAAAATGTACATTGTGAACTGTAGATAACCGCAACCCCAACATCTCTCGCGTATGATGCAAATGCCGAATGTACGCCCGCGTGTAATTTCGACACACATAACACGCACATCCCGGATCAAGCGGCTCAAACTCCCGGGCATGACGCGCCGCGCGAATGGATAATTTCCCGCGTTGTGTAAACACCATTCCATTGCGCGCATTGCGCGTTGGCATCACGCAATCAAACATATCAATACCGCGCATCACGCCCTGAATCAAATCTTCGGGCGTCCCACTGCCCATCATATAATGAGGGCGATCCGCGGGCAAAATAGATACCACAGTCGAAATCGCTTCCCAGGTATCTTCTTTTGGCTCGCCCACACCTGTACCCCCTATCGCGTAACCCGGAAAATTGAGCGCGACGGTTTCTTCGGTAAAACGCTCGCGCAAATCGCGATACGTACTCCCCTGCACAATGCCAAACAAAGCCTGCGCGTGCCCCGCCAAACTCTTTCGCCCATATCCCTCATAAGCATCCAAACACTGCTTTGCCCAGCGCACCGTGCGCTCGCCTGCTGCCCGTGCGTAATCCCGCGAACTGGGGTACGGCGTACACTCGTCAAACATCATCGCAATATCTGCGCCGAGCACATGCTCTATTTCAATCACCTTCTCTGGCGTAAACAGATGCGTGGACCCATCAATATGCGACTGAAACAACACCCCTTCTTCGGTAATTTTATTCAAATTCGCCAAACTATGCACCTGAAATCCGCCGCTATCCGTCAAAATCGTCCGATCCCAGTTCATAAATCTGTGCAAACCACCTACCTCAGCCATCAGATCCATACCCGGCCGCAAATAAAGATGGTATGTATTGCCCAGAATAATACGCGCATCTAAATCCCGCAACTCTTGCTGCGAAAGCGTCTTAACCGTGCCCAGTGTACCCACCGGCATAAAAACTGGGGTTTCCACAATCCCATGCGGCGTGTGGAGAACCCCTGCACGTGCTTGTGTTCCGGCATCGGTAGCAACCACCTCAAACCGGAAACCATCAACATCAATAACGCACCTCCAAAAACGAAAAAAATAATCGTTTAAAAGAAACGCGGCTCAATATAACAACCCATCTCTTATGCGTCAAGGATGGGTGGTCCTCTCACTCCTCACTTCCCACTTCTTTCACAGCCTCTTCAGCCAGCACAAATACAAACCCCTGTTCTGCCAACTCGGGTAACATGCGTTGCAGTGCATGTAGTGTATTGAGTTTTGCATGCCCAATACCAATCACAGTGCCTTCATGCCGTGCGTGTGCAGCGAGCCTGTACAGCCGCTTGACCACCGCGTCCTCATCTTCGACGATATCCAAAAACATCGCATTGCGACCACCTGGAATACCCATATCCCGTGCAATTGCATAAGCCACTGATTCAGGTGACGTGACACTATCTATAAAAAAGAAATTCCATCGTTTTACGACCCGCAACACCGATTTCATCGCTTCAAAATTTTGTGTTAAGCGAGACCCCATGTGATTGTTCATCCCCTTTGCATGGGGCACGGATGCGAGAGCATTCTGAGTCAACTCTGCGATCTTTTCCGGCGCGTAATCCAAAAAAATTGCATTGGGACCTGGATCGCGCGCTGGATAGCCTATCGGCTCCATAGGCAAATGAACCATCACACCGTGA encodes the following:
- the yajC gene encoding preprotein translocase subunit YajC, whose product is MEKFKRDRVVAIFKKWGNGFLVGVFGVLLFTEKAFAFGGGQPAEGAEAPSMLVTMFPFILMFVILYLLIIRPQQKKQRDHQRMVDDLKKGDRVVTSGGMHGTITGIKEQEGVLIVQVAKEVQIEVSRGSISRVDERNSKKK
- a CDS encoding ROK family protein translates to MSLTIGIDLGGTNTRAGLVTASGEIVGRARGPTRLHLGAEGVIYGIAECARAAARDGGISLAEVQGVGVGAPGPLDPFEGVIISPENLQCMHGVRLKDRLEALLGLGVMVDNDANLAAYGEQWLGAGRGVDHFLCVTLGTGVGGGWISEGRVMHGFNGNAAEVGHITVDHNGPLCPCGNFGCLEMYASATAMVRRTLERLEGEKPETSLKAEGLTTQVIFEAAETGDDFAMQMFEETGFFLGVGLVSLVNVLNVDRVALTGGLAQAGDWIFDPAMRTFWDRGTVGVKEHVQIVPAELGDDAGILGAARHAQA
- a CDS encoding ribonuclease activity regulator RraA translates to MSLEPIQTQDIKRPSRSLIDALSHIGSATASGELFKLGIRDAQILGPLPRTPGKSICGPALTLQFMPKREDLHSSGEYQGPERQLHRHVLYHTQPGDVVVVDARGDMSSGVFGEMMLTYFSGQGGQGAIVDGCIRDFPHARELNLGLWLKGTTPNFHAQTNIFPHAVNVPIACGDTLVMPGDIIIADDDGAVVVPIKLAPELAEKATEHAEWEVFSRMKLAEGGDLRKYYPLTDEARAEYEAWQKEQGEA
- a CDS encoding NAD(P)-dependent oxidoreductase, translated to MLGLIGLGLVGSALVERFRDKGLEIAGYDIDSEKIKAHEGDGFTPCKSPADVADKARRIVLSLPDSYVVNDVVTGARGVLSAASPGAIIVDTTTADPQMSTALAKRLESRSIRFLDATILGSSKQVRESDVLVMVGGTLPVFELCTDIFEAFSLRTFLCGLVGGLVLSQKTGVDIDVLLDVFKMGGAYSRVMDIKGEKMITGDFTTQAALDQHLKDVELILDLGARTETPLPVTGLHAQLLRTGVALGLAEQDNSAIVEVLRKMAGIK
- a CDS encoding sugar kinase, translated to MYDVVTFGEAMIRLSSPEYRRLENASKLDVEIGGGEYNVAVGCAHLGLKAAWVSRLVDNWTGWIIRNKGREHGVDMSNILWTDFDGVGLERNGFYHMEVGVGPRASAVTYDRGHTAIMNIKPGMVDWASIFEGSKWFHVSGITPALSEGAAEATVESLVAARDAGVTTSFDLNFRSKLWSAEQAQETIAKCIPHVQVLIGNEEDFEKTMGLKAEGTSGDYDALDPESYKDVARKAVSQYPNVTLVGTTLRVAKTGLLNDWRTLLYDGSEFYFSRIYEDLEMVDRVGGGDNFSAGIIAGVLEGNPAQDIVDFAGAYSALAHTFPGDVNWATRSEAESAMKGESARIRR
- the fmt gene encoding methionyl-tRNA formyltransferase, with the translated sequence MRVVFMGTPDFAVPSLVDVAQSDHDLVGVVTRPDRPRGRGQQMQPTDVKAAVISLGLDVPVLQPEALGDENFHAQLQALEPDLFAVVAFLILPRSVLAIPKLGSVNVHPSLLPKYRGAAPIQWAIINGETETGVTIFQLSPRVDAGDILIQQRVAIGDDETAGELYERLKVMGAELLIRAIDGMADGSVISVPQKDEGVSRAPKLEKEDGEIDWTKGAGDIRNLIRGTNPFPGAFTLWRNKLLKVHRATVDTGQGEAGIVIGADGKCGLVVGTGEGVLALDEVQPAGKKRMSGADFVRGYRIEVGERLGRDAKADNR
- a CDS encoding zinc metallopeptidase, which produces MLEGLMVMFVGIAITLWAQFKVKRTFRKYDEFVARSGATADQVARDILRRGGLPVGVEPVHGHLTDHYDPRDRMLRLSESVYGNRSLAAIGVAAHEAGHAFQHAQGYVPLSLRTSLVPVANIGSKMAWVFLIAGFLFSWFELIFLGIVFFSAAVVFSIVTLPVEFNASSRAIQILADGGYLTPEEIPASRKVLNAAALTYVASALVAILELLRLLWMSGLLGGSDE
- the tgt gene encoding tRNA guanosine(34) transglycosylase Tgt — its product is MDVDGFRFEVVATDAGTQARAGVLHTPHGIVETPVFMPVGTLGTVKTLSQQELRDLDARIILGNTYHLYLRPGMDLMAEVGGLHRFMNWDRTILTDSGGFQVHSLANLNKITEEGVLFQSHIDGSTHLFTPEKVIEIEHVLGADIAMMFDECTPYPSSRDYARAAGERTVRWAKQCLDAYEGYGRKSLAGHAQALFGIVQGSTYRDLRERFTEETVALNFPGYAIGGTGVGEPKEDTWEAISTVVSILPADRPHYMMGSGTPEDLIQGVMRGIDMFDCVMPTRNARNGMVFTQRGKLSIRAARHAREFEPLDPGCACYVCRNYTRAYIRHLHHTREMLGLRLSTVHNVHFYLNLMRQMRKAIIEGEFAQWQRTFLNFYKGNEDGKIQA
- the eda gene encoding bifunctional 4-hydroxy-2-oxoglutarate aldolase/2-dehydro-3-deoxy-phosphogluconate aldolase; translated protein: MSSTVDRIIDCGVVAVLRADNPSQLMDVSKALREGGVVAIEVTMTVPGALKVIEEASAKMEDTIIGVGSVLDPETARAAILSGAEYVVSPILNTAVIEMSKRYGKAVMPAGFTPTEILTAWQAGADVVKVFPAGVGGPSYFKDILGPLPQVKLMPTGGVDANTTPEFIKNGAVAVGAGSAMVDKVAVDNKDWASLTATAKSFVDAVAQARAEK